From the genome of Clavelina lepadiformis chromosome 2, kaClaLepa1.1, whole genome shotgun sequence:
ttaaatttttatgatcgAAACTAGAAATTGTCGTTTTACGTCTTCATTAATAGACatcatattttattacaacagCGTGAactaattttgcaatgaacttataacttatattTTCTAGTTGTTTGAAAACCTTCATGTTTATCTTAACACAATGCTCTGAGATACCTTCCTCAAGCTTCTCCAGGTTTTCATAAGCTGCGTTTGTTTCTTGTGTCTGCAAGtcatgaatttatttaaatatatgtaCACAcgctttatttcttttatattaaccacaaataaaaaatacgacTAATTGAACAGTGAGAGAGAATTTAAGAAAATATAATTCGCTTATTCATGCTTCTGAATTTTCTTCTCTCTACGAatcttttagtttattttatattgcaacGTTCCCAATTTCAAATCGAATCTTTAGCAATACAtgcaaaataatgtcaatattaaaGTCACCTTTGCATTGCTTTTTACGTGTTCGTCGAATTCAACATATTCCTCATGCACtgaaaagcaaatttaaaatttattacaattatTAAGCAAATATGTGCAGCTGACGTAAATAATCGCAATAAATTgaacgttttttgttttttgattaattttttactgTCAATAAATACATCGCCGTTTAAGTTTAACTCACCAGTATGTGTTTTTGTGTTGTGTGAAGTGTTTAATTTATCTAAAAGAAATGTAAAAAGTTTGACTTAcacttcatgttttttttagaaaatatttatgtattttCAAGTGGAGTTTTATATAACTTTATTATGTCCTTAATTTCATGCATTGGGCTAAAATAGAAATTACTGTGCATTCAGTGTATTTTCTAACCTTTAGCTTTTGGCGTTTGTGGCCTCCTTGTAACATACAGTGCGAGCACAACTGTAATGCAGATGAGAGCAACAGCGGCAACAGTTCCTCCAACAATTGCTCCTGTGTTGTCTGGTGTTGGAAGTTGATCGATGTTGACAACAGTGATGTCAAACTCTATTGAGTAGTTGTATGGCGGAAGGAGATGGCTCAAAGTAAGCTTGTAAGTTCCCTCATCACTTGATGTCACCTGTGAATTTAGTTTATCTTCAATAAAATTCCGTGCATAGTTTTAATATTTGggtcatttcaaaaatttcaacccGGATGATAAATAGTTTGATATACATTGCGCATATAGTATAGTATTGCATAGTGTGCAGTATATTGTCAAATGTAATGCCCTAACTTTAATGTATTACCCTTACCTGACTCCTTGTATACAAATAGTGTTGTTCATAGCCGTTGCTGAAGACAATATCTTTTCCATCATTAGAGACCGCATTATCTGCATAATTGAAATGTCATTTGTGACAGATGCTTCaaatttaacaacaacacTTAATGAACAAATAACACATAAACAccataaaatatcaaatacaCAATAATGTTGTCAAGGGTTCTTTGAATTTAACGATAATATTTACAGTTGTTTCGAATAGTAACATGAATAAAATTAACAGCCAAAACCAACCatttaaagacaaaaaaacaaatttcatttcgggatttgaaaaaaatgaaatatcacAAACTCCAGTTTTATCAATTGTCCAGctacaagaaatgttttcCATTCCATAAGGAGCAtctaaagaaaacatttgttttaacaCTGTCTCGAATGTTAACAACAACGATACATTTGggttaaaattatttcttacATTGTACGTTAACATGTTCTACCCTGGATCGTCCGGTGTCATTGAAAATCTGCGTATATGACGTCACCACTTGACATGATATGGGTTTCATGTTGTCTTCCTTTTCCAGTTTCAGGTGAAACATTTCATCCTTCGTAATTACATCAAAATGCAGACGTTACATAAACTATGTTAACATTAACTTGTTGTACTAAACGCAAAATTCTTTGTTGTGGTAAAACCAAGGGTTTTGATATATtacaaaaaagaataattttattCTTAGTTTAGTCGAAAGAATAAAAAGTGTGGCGATTAAAATCGAAATTAGAATTAGAAAGTGTGTTAATTTCGCAAAAGTTTTACCTTTGATATTACATATCCAAGCTCATCAAAGTAAAATATCAAGGATGTTACTTCAGGAAAAACGGTATCATCATAATTGCAATTCAGGCTTGTGGTATCTCCTTCAGAAACGATCAGGTTTCCAGTGATTAACGGGTCGGAAGCTAAAAAGTAGATCTAGTAAATTGTTTAATACAATATCTCGTTTAACAAGTGTGTGGCGAGTGAAAATTTAGTTTATCAAGAGAAAATACCTCCTTACCCCTCCAAACTACTAACTTACCTGACCAACATTGTAAAGTATCCTGCCCACTCCATTCTGCATGGGCTAGACATACTGTGTCACCAGATGGCAGTGCGGTTCCATTCGAGTAAAACAAATCTCCTGTTGGGCAACTGAACATTCCACTGGCTTGGTATGTTTGAGATGATGACGTAATTACAACATAATAAGGAAGTGATGACGGGCAATCTGTATTGATTAGgttaatatttacaaatatttaaaccagtattttatttaatgaattcaaatgaaaaatagtttttcttgtattatgaaaactttcaaacaatatttaatttatcaaaatcaTATTCACTTTCAGAAACTTTACGCAGCACGCTTTGTAGTTATCGTTCAAAATGCTCACCTTGCACCAGCCTAGTTACAGAGCCTGGTATGATTACTGCTATAGCGCATCTCACTTCAATACTTATATCCCCAGCAACAAGTGGTTGAGTGATTGTCAATGTTGTTATTATGTGATTTGTTCCATCAATTGTTTGTTCAGTGCAAGTGATGCTGTCATATGTGCCCGGTGATGGAGCAACACATCCACCGAAAAGTCCTGAGTAAAACGAAGCACCACTTCCACTGTCCAGCTCTCCTCCATAGAACCAAAAACATCTATCAGTATTTGATGTTGGTGTTGGAAACTGAGCATTTACAATGAGATTGTTGAAACCAGTTGCCAATGGATTGTTTGGGGGATCAGTGCTGATTTTAGTTCCAGGCGATGCACctaaatcaaaattaattctaatttttgtaattcaaAGCATAAAAAATCTCAGAATATTCTAAACAAGATAAGCAGATGTTTCGTTTCGTTTCTATTTAGAAAAAGTCTCAATGCTGATGATGCTGATGATGCTGATGATGCTGATTCCTGtgataatgttttaaaatctcCGTGCTGTTTTATTCATTCTTCCAATTATAAGTTGCTTCAAACATTATGCACTGAAATCtttgtaatgttttatttaaaagttcTTAATTGAATACGTTTAAGTTTAAGTATGTAGCAAATTATTGGGCAGTATTTCATGCAACAACAACCCAATTTACTTTGTATGCTTTGCTGATGAGTGAACATTTTGTAATAAGCTTGACAAACCTGTACACTGTAGATTATCTTGAGCCAACCATTGTGCATTTGCTAAGCAAATCGTATTGCTAGACGAAGGTGCTGTACCATTCGAGTAAAATAAATCTCCTGTCGGGCAACTGAACATTCCACTGGCTTGGTATGTTCGAGATGATGACGTAATCACAACACCATAGGAAAGAGATGATGGGCAATCTGTAGAATGCATAACGTATATTGAAGCTTTGATGCTCACGTTTAAATAaggttgttttaaaatgtagtACTTGAACAATGAGCAGAGAAGCGTTGTTGTAAATGCAAACATTGTTAATACAGCAGCCTGTATATTGCGAATACAGCAAAAACGTAAGtagtttttgaatgaaaaattgtactttgttTCTTGGAAAACTTTGGTTAAAACTAACAATTTGATTTGGATCCTATACTTGTGCGATTTCCTCACTTTGTGCAAAACACCTTTATTGAACTTACGCGTAGCAAAACGTAAGCACATTGCGTAGCATAAGCgctttaaaagctttttaattCAACTTTACTTATCATAACAATAATAACTTAAATTGTATCTTCAAATTGCCAGTAAAACATTATTCGTTTTACCAAGTTTATATAACTCAAGTCTAAGTGGGAAATTACATGAAGCATGAAATTAGGTAAAGCTTATTTGATTTGCCCAGAcgattcaaatttcaaaaagtcAACGCAATAAACTCCCACAGTCAAGTTTGAACATTTTAGGCCGAACCCATGAATTTTTCAATCTTATTCTTTGAAATACTGGGCTCATACCAAGTAAATTGACTTCCCAATGattgttttgtatattttttttatgcaCATTACTTTAGTTTATAACAGCATTACTAGATTTGGTGGAATCCCTCACCTTAACTAAGCATGTCTGGTGATTCAAGAAGATTTTGTaactggttgtgcacttggcATACTGGTACTGTGCATTGGTCATACTTGGTTGGTACTAGTTAATGAACCATTTCACGAGtgttaaaaacaacaacagcaatTTATTAACAATTGTGAATGATAAACACAGCATTTTTATGATGTTCAATTAGTATtctcataaaaaagaaacctcTTAAACAAGGCAACAATTTCAACCAACAGGCAAACAAATGTACAAACCATATATTATCAACAGACAATGAAGATCCAAGTCCAACCTCATGGCTTCTACTTTAGATGGACAACTTTGTTATAAGCAGATATTAAGTTCTTGATTTTCAGTGgttaataaaacttaaaatacgCAAAAGTTATTCAATAATGAACTGCTATTGCCTGTATATAAAATTTAGTCTAAAAAATGCATTATGGAAACTACTGAAAATGATGTGGTACACTATAGAAAAATGCTGAAGTGAAAACGTCTCGCTtggaaacaaaacataattctCTTAAATAGTAGGCCTAATCCAGTCTACAAAATTCCTGAATGGCAGCTACTTCCAAAACTTCCATACACCTTGTTGATTATGAggtaaaatgtgaaatacatttgcaataaaaattttcaatatacAATAAAGTTGTTCATTATGTGGAAGATTTTGATTgctgaaataattttcatttgaacAAATATCAGTGCATGTTTAATTTGGGCTATTGTAAAGTGACAATTACATCACAATGATTGCATTATTTATGTGATGGATGTGCTTGTGTTAATTTGATAATTAGTTGGTGCTCAAATGACCATAAACTTAAGACGTGATGATCAattgttatattattttaacatTGAGCCTTAGAGCAGGTCATGCTGACTCATGCTTAGCACTTCCTGGAAACATTCTtgctattaattattttgtcaatttgtttcataaagaaaataatttgtacCTGTCTAGActctttcattttttcaaagtccTAGAATGAGCTAAGTAATAAACaaaggtgggcagtcggtactttaaAAGTACAGTCGGTAACAATATTGGTGttggaaaaaaatgtaaaatattgcaaataaaatttaaaaaacatacttCACAAAACCTTGAAGtgatcattttaaaagtaacgaGCATTGGGACTGacttatatttcttgaaaaaagtaattcggtgcttttttctaaaagtacCAACAGTACCGATATTGGTACTGAAAAATTATTgcagtacagtaattcggtactatagtacagCTGTATGACACAAATCTGCTAATAAAGCAACTGGAAGACTAACGTATGCTTGTACGACAAAAACGACAAAATGCACTAACGTATGCTTGTACGACAAAATGCAAGTTTAATAACCAGCCCTAAAGGGGTGATACATTAGCTATGACGTCAGTCTTTAGAAAAAAGCAATCTTTAACCTCATTGAAGATTCGGCTCTGTAACAAGAATGACGACAGCCAACAAGTTAGCATCTGAAAAATTGTGTGTTTGTTGTAATATCCGTCGAAAGTGTTAGCCTTGCCCCATAGTGGAAACTGTGGTACCTGCACGCATGAGATTTATCAAAGTGTacgccaaactttttcatatttacgtcaatttattacaaataagcaaagaaaaagtgtttgtttgaaggttaaattataattaaataaaactaagaattgaagtttcagtgcacgccatcTTGTCTTTGCACGAACGAGTTCTCGTTCAAAATTTCCGTTATTTCTAGTCGGGGCCTAACCTACCCCACCTCAAATTTTAACCAGAACcgctgaacaggagcaagtatCGCTAGGGCTTGCCAAGTACCAGCATTACAATTACAACGGCCACTAAGCATCGAACATGAACCGTATTGACCCAAGCTAAATTTTCTAAACACTCAGGTAAACTACTACAGAAGCGAACACCTCTGTTtcaattctttattttaaGTCGCTATGTAACCTCAACAGTCGTCACATACATAAAAGCAAATGACTTACGGCAAAccactttcattttaaatgccgTTTAAGTATGTTGATCAAATTTGTAGACTTATGTTTTGAATAGGTTCTACCTTCTTGTGCAAACAAGGCCTCAGCATTCAGGTGTCGAGCCAATATCAGTCATATACAATACATAACAACTCGATGAAAACTATAATACGATGTTTCACAACAAAATGTGCTGAAATATTGGAAAACTAAAagattaaggattaattattTGATTGATTAAAATACTAACTGAAGTCCGTTTTACATTTCTTCAGCATCTAAGTATTTGCTACAAGCAGTTGAGAACTAtttgaaaatctttcatttatcaACAATCACCAACAAAGATTGCCAACAAATCTTAATAAAGTCATTCACCAAGCTACCTTCGTCGCTTTGCTTTTCTGAATAATTTGTAACATGATCACTGATCAGTTGAGACAGATAGCTATTACGCGTTTCAGCTCTGAGACAATCGTTGCTTATATTTGATCACTTCCTTGTATGatatctttgtttgtttcctCCTACACCACCTACGGTTAAATTATACGTCTGCACTTACATTGGCGTCTTTAACAATAATAGTTTAACGATGTAAAATATATGTAAAAGCAAATATATAAAAAGCACTACcaaacgaaaatttttgatGAGTTGCtaggtttcattttaaaaatatcataaactaTTTATTTTCCACGCTGAATATGTCATTTTATAACTATAGTGCGGCCGTTATTGtttgagcaaaatgtttttagcaATTTGTATTAAACGTCTTGGCAGTAATCTTGCAATTAGTTTGTTATGTGCGGTATGAAACGTGCAGGCAATGGACTTGTCACGGTACATGTTGCACTCAGTGACTTAGCCATGACATGGTTCGCGGTTTGGTCGCAGAGTTTGCCACTCCCCACTTATGTCGAGTTGGACGATCTGAGGTTGGCGGTTATTGTATATTGTGTTATCGATTAGCTTGAACAAAGAGCTATTTTTTAGCCCGAGCGACTTTCAAGAGACGCCGATATATTGTCTACAGCGCCTATTATAAATCGTCAGACCGCCGCTTTGAATATCCAAATATGTTTATTGGTCCAATATACTAgatcagtgtttctcaacctttttagccCACGGACTATTTTCCATTAGCATAAGTATTTGCGGACTCAGGTaataggaataaaaaataagttagttcAACACTTAAACAGTAACACAACACACACAAAAAGCAGAAGCAGTTTTTTTATTGGGCACATTTGCAATGTAGGCTAAATCTCAATGAGAACCTTGAAAATTACGACCTTTGCTCAACCTGTCTCAGTGAGAACCTTGTCCCTGAACttgtttcacaagtttgtcGGAATCAGGAATTATGGTCGTCAACGCACATCTGATATCGTCTTCTGGTTAAAGTTCATTCCGGTACTTGGTTTTAACCATAGCCAATGTTGAAAATCCAGCTTCACGTAAGTACATGCTACGTTGTTTTACGCTTGATTTGCATTCGCATGCAGTCTTGTCTGCCTTCGCATGGAAGCGCTTGTCGATTTCTCGAGCAATTATCCAAGCAGCAGAGAAAGAAGCGCGCACTGCTTTGTTGTGAGAGTAAACTAATCTTCCCCAAGCGGTTGGGTGATCAAAGCGACTTCTCTTTACctgatattttttttctttaaacacaTCAAGAGGTTTGTTGACGAATTTTTCATGGTTTCGTTCTAGGTGTCCACGAAGTTTTGCTTCAGCTATGTGCTAAGACTTTTAAGCACAACACACACAGTGGCCAAACTTCACCATTTACCTCGACCGAAGTAAATCCAAGCGTCAATTAATCATCATTATATGCAAACACCTGCTttcgttttgctatgactagATCTTacattaagttttaaaatattttaactttacgCCACCAACAATACCTAATCTGGCTTCCTATGCACAGACATTTGCGAGCATAACCTGGTGTGACGTGTGCAAGTGAAATCGCATTGCGGGAGAaggaaagaaagaaaaaaggcGCTGACACTTGCGAACTctttttaaaaacagaaaaaagtatCTCTTGCGACCCCTAATTTTTGAGGGGAAAAGCTGTCGCGAAAATTATGACCTATGCCTAATTTAATTATATACGATAAAATAATGGGCTTGCGGACTCACAAAAATCTTACGCGGACTCAAATGAGTCCGTGGACTCggggttgagaaacactgtaCTAGAtagttaaattaaattgataaTAGAACAATATTGTTTCAAATCAGAGCATGTGAGCTTCTGAACATGCTTTCAATCACGgagtgaaataaaaatatctgctCATAATCGGATTCAAAGTTGAGTTGAATTATTCTTACTACGTCAGCTTCCAAGCCCACGCAGTGGCAAAAGATAAGACTAACTAGAGTAAGATGAGATAACCAGAGCAAATTGGCAAGGTTCATAGCAATGCAAGTGGAACTGATTCTACGATGAAACATGTTCTAcgtgaaaaatgaaacacaaTCTTAATATTTAGCTGCTCTGTATTCTCAGCATTTATAATTTAGAATATTTATATCTACGGCTTATTTAGAATCCAGCAACTTCCTCCAAATTACTTTCGGTTTAAAAACTAAGCTGTTTGCTGATCAAACATATGTAACCTAGGCTGAACTTTTCTGGGTAAATAATCCTTTAAAATTCTGTTAAGCCGCTAACatcataaataaaattacacgAAATGAAAACTACTACATGATATTTCGCCATTAAATGTGGTAAAACACTTGAACAATCAAAGGTTGAACAAAACATTAATGATCCAAAATAccgtttaaaaatttttaattaatcgAAAATCTcttacaaatttcaaaatatttaaatcaaaTCCTAAACAAAGTTACCATCATTTTCTTTCTCAACCGGTTTGCAAAATGGCAAGCTGCGCCATTTATCTAGTAAGCGTTTAAGTCATGAGATAATCGATTTGAAAACTTCCGTGTAATATATCCTTTGTCTTCCACCTACGCGGTTAATATTAGAGATACATTAGTCACCCTCACACATACGTCATCTAAGAGTTGCAATCTCGCCAGTGACATCCATCGGGTCTTAAATCGTAAGATACCGTCTATGTGGTGCGTGTTTGTACTGCGTCATCAGATAGAGGCTCATACTCAGAAGTGCAATGAATGTGATTCTGAGCTGACGTACGTAAGGTCGCAGACCCAGCGTCTTAGCTAAATTCGGCTACATAAAAGGTGTCGGCGATAGATCTGTTCAAGGTATTTGAGGAAAGGACCGAAGTCTACATATACGCTCCGTTGATGGTAACATCAAGCACACAATTTGCTTCCTTGTTGTTGAAGTTAGAAACTTAATCCTAGCCCTAGCCTAGAACATGTTCAAATGATACGCAAAATTCCAGAAAACCTTTTGCGGTAATTTTCGATCTATTGTTCTTCTTTACTAATTTCGCCAATATATAATatagtaaatattttatgaccTATCCAGgtgtttcagttttttttaagACCctattttcttgtaaaaaagCCGATTCCGGACAAGCACAGAAGCACTCATTAAGCATTTTCTTCTTAACAATgttgatttattataaaaagaaGAAATGTTCCTGTACACGATTGCATTTAGTGTTGTCCAGATCCGGAGgttgattttaaataaaacgtatgacaaattttcaagttaaataaatatgtttttgtttacaaatgtttaatgaaaactttgttaagttttttagttCTAAACCTATCTAAATGTAAGTGCTATCTCCTTATTATAAACGATATACGCAGTCATATAACAAAAGCAATGTGTAACAGAGATATTGTAGGTAACCCTTACATGAGAAGTCAAGATGGACAGTTACAGATGCAGCTGGCAGATAGGTTGAGGTTGAGGAAGGAATATTGTGAAAAGCTACTGAGGATGCTCTGACACATGATTTGGAAACAACGATGAATGAGTTCTTGTAAGCTGACGAGTTAGTTCTCGT
Proteins encoded in this window:
- the LOC143445786 gene encoding uncharacterized protein LOC143445786 isoform X1; amino-acid sequence: MRLDLDLHCLLIIYDCPSSLSYGVVITSSSRTYQASGMFSCPTGDLFYSNGTAPSSSNTICLANAQWLAQDNLQCTGASPGTKISTDPPNNPLATGFNNLIVNAQFPTPTSNTDRCFWFYGGELDSGSGASFYSGLFGGCVAPSPGTYDSITCTEQTIDGTNHIITTLTITQPLVAGDISIEVRCAIAVIIPGSVTRLVQDCPSSLPYYVVITSSSQTYQASGMFSCPTGDLFYSNGTALPSGDTVCLAHAEWSGQDTLQCWSASDPLITGNLIVSEGDTTSLNCNYDDTVFPEVTSLIFYFDELGYVISKDEMFHLKLEKEDNMKPISCQVVTSYTQIFNDTGRSRVEHVNVQYAPYGMENISCSWTIDKTGVCDISFFSNPEMKFVFLSLNDNAVSNDGKDIVFSNGYEQHYLYTRSQVTSSDEGTYKLTLSHLLPPYNYSIEFDITVVNIDQLPTPDNTGAIVGGTVAAVALICITVVLALYVTRRPQTPKAKDKLNTSHNTKTHTVHEEYVEFDEHVKSNAKTQETNAAYENLEKLEEDKNGYLEVNVGDRQTTAANYENTRGEQNYEIIEGLYDGEI
- the LOC143445786 gene encoding uncharacterized protein LOC143445786 isoform X2, which translates into the protein MRLDLDLHCLLIIYDCPSSLSYGVVITSSSRTYQASGMFSCPTGDLFYSNGTAPSSSNTICLANAQWLAQDNLQCTGASPGTKISTDPPNNPLATGFNNLIVNAQFPTPTSNTDRCFWFYGGELDSGSGASFYSGLFGGCVAPSPGTYDSITCTEQTIDGTNHIITTLTITQPLVAGDISIEVRCAIAVIIPGSVTRLVQDCPSSLPYYVVITSSSQTYQASGMFSCPTGDLFYSNGTALPSGDTVCLAHAEWSGQDTLQCWSASDPLITGNLIVSEGDTTSLNCNYDDTVFPEVTSLIFYFDELGYVISKDEMFHLKLEKEDNMKPISCQVVTSYTQIFNDTGRSRVEHVNVQYAPYGMENISCSWTIDKTGVCDISFFSNPEMKFVFLSLNDNAVSNDGKDIVFSNGYEQHYLYTRSQVTSSDEGTYKLTLSHLLPPYNYSIEFDITVVNIDQLPTPDNTGAIVGGTVAAVALICITVVLALYVTRRPQTPKAKVHEEYVEFDEHVKSNAKTQETNAAYENLEKLEEDKNGYLEVNVGDRQTTAANYENTRGEQNYEIIEGLYDGEI
- the LOC143445786 gene encoding uncharacterized protein LOC143445786 isoform X3, whose amino-acid sequence is MFSCPTGDLFYSNGTAPSSSNTICLANAQWLAQDNLQCTGASPGTKISTDPPNNPLATGFNNLIVNAQFPTPTSNTDRCFWFYGGELDSGSGASFYSGLFGGCVAPSPGTYDSITCTEQTIDGTNHIITTLTITQPLVAGDISIEVRCAIAVIIPGSVTRLVQDCPSSLPYYVVITSSSQTYQASGMFSCPTGDLFYSNGTALPSGDTVCLAHAEWSGQDTLQCWSASDPLITGNLIVSEGDTTSLNCNYDDTVFPEVTSLIFYFDELGYVISKDEMFHLKLEKEDNMKPISCQVVTSYTQIFNDTGRSRVEHVNVQYAPYGMENISCSWTIDKTGVCDISFFSNPEMKFVFLSLNDNAVSNDGKDIVFSNGYEQHYLYTRSQVTSSDEGTYKLTLSHLLPPYNYSIEFDITVVNIDQLPTPDNTGAIVGGTVAAVALICITVVLALYVTRRPQTPKAKDKLNTSHNTKTHTVHEEYVEFDEHVKSNAKTQETNAAYENLEKLEEDKNGYLEVNVGDRQTTAANYENTRGEQNYEIIEGLYDGEI